One Acidimicrobiia bacterium genomic window carries:
- a CDS encoding GuaB3 family IMP dehydrogenase-related protein: MDIDIGIGKTGRRAWGFDDIAIVPSRRTRDPDDVDITWEVDAFTFPLPMLASAMDSAVSPATAVTIGKLGGLGVLNLEGLWTRYEDPEEMFEEIASLSSEKATRRMQEIYLEPVNPDLIGQRITEMKREGVTTAASLTPQRVAEYAPLTVKAGLDILVIQGTVVSAEHVSTRAEPLNLKEFIAGFDLPVIVGGCASFSTALHLMRTGAIGVLVGVGPGAACTTRGVLGVGVPQATAIADAAGARIRYLDEVGRYVHVIADGGMRTGGDIAKAIACGADAVMLGSPIAAASEAPGHGMHWGMATFHPSLPRGARVEVGELGTLEEILVGPAHENDGRRNLFGALRVSMATTGYADLKEFQKAEVMVAPSLRTEGKSLQRDQRVGMG, translated from the coding sequence GTGGACATCGACATCGGGATCGGCAAGACGGGGAGGCGGGCCTGGGGATTCGATGACATCGCCATCGTCCCCAGCCGGCGCACCCGCGATCCCGATGATGTCGACATCACCTGGGAGGTGGACGCTTTCACCTTCCCTCTCCCGATGCTCGCCTCGGCCATGGACTCGGCGGTCAGCCCGGCGACCGCGGTCACCATCGGCAAGTTGGGTGGCCTCGGCGTACTGAACCTCGAAGGGTTGTGGACCCGTTACGAGGATCCTGAGGAGATGTTCGAGGAGATCGCTTCGCTCTCCTCGGAGAAGGCCACCCGCCGGATGCAGGAGATCTATCTCGAGCCGGTGAACCCCGACTTGATCGGGCAGCGCATCACCGAGATGAAGCGTGAGGGAGTCACCACCGCCGCCAGCCTCACGCCGCAGAGGGTCGCCGAGTACGCCCCCCTCACCGTCAAGGCAGGGCTCGACATCCTGGTGATCCAGGGGACCGTCGTCTCCGCCGAGCATGTGTCCACCCGGGCCGAGCCGCTCAACCTGAAAGAGTTCATCGCCGGGTTCGATCTGCCGGTGATCGTCGGCGGTTGCGCGTCCTTCTCGACCGCTCTCCACCTGATGCGCACCGGAGCGATCGGGGTGCTCGTCGGCGTCGGACCGGGCGCCGCCTGCACCACCCGGGGAGTGCTGGGGGTCGGCGTGCCGCAGGCGACGGCGATCGCCGATGCCGCTGGAGCCCGCATCCGGTATCTCGACGAGGTCGGGCGATACGTGCACGTGATCGCCGACGGGGGGATGCGCACCGGCGGCGACATCGCCAAGGCAATCGCCTGTGGCGCCGACGCCGTGATGCTCGGTTCCCCCATCGCCGCAGCCTCCGAGGCGCCCGGCCACGGCATGCACTGGGGAATGGCCACATTCCATCCGTCCCTGCCGCGCGGGGCCCGGGTCGAGGTCGGCGAACTCGGCACGCTGGAGGAGATTCTGGTGGGCCCGGCTCACGAAAACGACGGCCGCCGCAACCTTTTCGGGGCGCTCCGGGTGTCGATGGCGACCACCGGCTACGCCGACCTCAAGGAGTTCCAGAAGGCGGAGGTCATGGTGGCGCCGTCGCTGCGGACCGAGGGCAAGTCCCTGCAGCGTGACCAGCGGGTCGGCATGGGGTGA
- the trpS gene encoding tryptophan--tRNA ligase, translating into MSKKTVFSGLQPTGNVHVGNYLGALQNWVRLQDEYDCVYCIVDLHAMTVGYDVEQFARERREAAKVLIACGVDPTRSLFYYQSEVPHHLELAWILGTITGMGQLGRMTQYKDKSETAGALFGLFAYPVLMAADILLYRADAVPVGDDQKQHLELSRDLAERFNFRFGDEFPIPEPIIPEHGARVMSLQDPTAKMSKSDPDPRSRILVLDDPDTITARLKAAVTDSGSEVRFDWDEKPGISNLIEIMSLFTERTPASIEDEYGSSGYGKFKTAVAEAVIEGLAPIRQAFATLDDAEVERAVREGAATARERAEALQQKVRARVGLG; encoded by the coding sequence GTGAGCAAGAAGACTGTCTTTTCCGGGCTTCAGCCGACGGGGAATGTGCATGTCGGCAACTACCTCGGCGCCCTGCAGAATTGGGTGCGGTTGCAGGACGAGTACGACTGCGTGTACTGCATCGTCGACCTCCACGCCATGACCGTCGGCTACGACGTCGAGCAGTTCGCCCGGGAGCGGCGCGAGGCGGCGAAGGTGCTGATCGCCTGCGGCGTCGATCCGACCCGATCACTCTTCTATTACCAGAGCGAGGTGCCCCACCACCTCGAGCTTGCATGGATCCTGGGCACCATCACCGGGATGGGCCAGCTGGGGCGAATGACCCAGTACAAGGACAAGTCCGAGACCGCAGGGGCCCTGTTCGGCCTGTTCGCCTACCCGGTGCTGATGGCCGCGGACATCCTGCTGTATCGGGCAGACGCCGTGCCCGTGGGTGACGACCAGAAGCAGCACCTCGAGTTGAGCCGCGACCTGGCAGAACGCTTCAACTTCCGGTTCGGTGACGAGTTCCCGATCCCGGAGCCGATCATCCCTGAGCACGGCGCCCGGGTGATGTCGCTGCAGGATCCGACGGCGAAGATGTCGAAGTCAGACCCGGATCCACGCAGTCGCATCCTGGTTCTCGACGACCCCGACACCATCACTGCCCGCCTCAAGGCCGCCGTCACCGATTCGGGCTCGGAGGTGAGGTTCGATTGGGACGAGAAGCCGGGTATCTCCAACCTCATCGAGATCATGTCGCTGTTCACCGAGCGCACGCCGGCGTCCATCGAGGACGAGTACGGGTCGAGCGGCTACGGCAAGTTCAAGACGGCAGTAGCCGAAGCCGTCATCGAGGGTCTTGCCCCGATCCGCCAGGCGTTCGCCACCCTCGACGACGCCGAAGTCGAGCGGGCGGTTCGCGAAGGTGCCGCCACCGCCCGGGAAAGAGCCGAGGCGCTGCAGCAAAAGGTGCGAGCAAGGGTTGGGCTGGGGTAG
- a CDS encoding HEAT repeat domain-containing protein, whose amino-acid sequence MSEFDGARGAVSERGLVGVASEHLTGEVAMHLPFESLGAFKTALKRFFSNAPWTDEDARGLSDLVTPHLDTGWWEHELGEELTLRHGVREGRYRIEVTGAGGTSTSIFDRAFSGPVVPEQTPHPRKVMFHVGGDPAPGVWHRRGEEVDDPRVATLLEDPEVTDVMVAGDFVTIGLSARASWEDRLEDLLATVTGLFWRGQSTTPPARTRDELLDEAGHLKSSRPEHLHLMDPDSPEQREILIEALGSTDPRTRRAAVVTLALSGEQPVAEAAVVTGFADRSLMVRRAAVDAAADLEDEAFRPLFEEALFDSDPWIRWRAVRAIGVIGVDPSVEGLMLAAVDEDFRVRFEAAAALQGSRA is encoded by the coding sequence ATGAGTGAGTTCGATGGTGCGCGGGGCGCTGTCTCCGAGCGGGGGCTGGTGGGTGTTGCGTCCGAGCACCTCACCGGAGAAGTGGCGATGCATCTGCCGTTCGAATCGCTGGGTGCCTTCAAGACCGCGCTGAAGCGGTTCTTTTCGAATGCGCCGTGGACCGATGAAGACGCCAGGGGCTTGTCCGATCTGGTCACGCCCCATCTCGACACGGGATGGTGGGAGCACGAACTCGGTGAGGAACTCACCCTCCGTCACGGGGTTCGGGAAGGCCGCTACCGGATCGAGGTGACCGGCGCCGGCGGCACCTCTACCTCGATCTTCGATCGGGCATTCTCGGGGCCGGTGGTTCCGGAACAGACCCCTCACCCGCGCAAGGTCATGTTCCATGTCGGCGGTGATCCCGCCCCTGGCGTATGGCACCGCCGGGGGGAAGAAGTCGACGACCCCCGGGTGGCCACGCTCTTGGAGGACCCCGAAGTCACCGACGTGATGGTGGCCGGCGACTTCGTCACGATCGGCCTGTCGGCCCGAGCCTCGTGGGAGGACCGCCTCGAGGACCTCCTGGCCACGGTGACGGGGCTGTTCTGGAGGGGGCAGTCCACCACCCCCCCGGCGCGCACCCGGGACGAGTTGTTGGACGAGGCGGGACACCTCAAGTCGAGTCGGCCGGAGCATCTCCACCTGATGGACCCCGACTCGCCGGAGCAGCGCGAAATTCTGATCGAGGCGCTGGGATCCACCGATCCACGGACCCGGCGGGCCGCGGTGGTGACCCTGGCATTGTCTGGCGAGCAGCCGGTGGCCGAGGCGGCAGTGGTCACCGGCTTCGCCGATCGATCGCTGATGGTCCGGCGAGCGGCAGTCGACGCCGCGGCCGACCTCGAGGACGAGGCCTTCCGACCCCTCTTCGAGGAGGCACTCTTCGACTCTGATCCATGGATCAGATGGCGGGCGGTGCGGGCGATCGGTGTTATCGGCGTCGACCCGAGCGTCGAGGGTCTGATGCTGGCGGCCGTCGACGAGGACTTCCGCGTTCGATTCGAGGCTGCGGCGGCCCTCCAAGGGAGCCGGGCGTGA